Proteins encoded in a region of the Haloarcula sp. CBA1129 genome:
- a CDS encoding Lrp/AsnC family transcriptional regulator, protein MNPKPVTRRRNDESGRYQEVYSDEEILSLLQGTRLSTSEVADRLDCHRTTAHDRLSELEDEGKVTSNPAGNTLIWETEGGA, encoded by the coding sequence ATGAACCCGAAACCAGTGACCCGACGAAGGAACGACGAATCGGGGCGATATCAGGAGGTCTACTCGGATGAGGAGATTCTATCTCTTCTCCAAGGTACTCGACTCTCTACAAGTGAGGTCGCAGATCGATTGGACTGTCACCGAACGACTGCCCATGACCGTCTATCTGAACTTGAGGATGAAGGGAAGGTCACGTCGAACCCAGCAGGAAATACACTGATCTGGGAGACAGAGGGTGGCGCTTGA
- a CDS encoding type IV pilin: MVLQSPDQHCRGVSPVIGVVLMLSITVLLAATVGGVALSATPDLGHQTPTVARSTGKFVTGPSGGCGANTVTIRHAGGDPVPADELEVAVALPDSDARVVDLPVSGTALSASNTDDPDNVVYDYCVGGVIANGGQRWSAGRVITFQLNAGGGTVDPGDPIAVRVIHTPSNGVLAAVELTARR, encoded by the coding sequence GTGGTCCTACAGAGCCCCGATCAGCACTGTCGCGGCGTCAGTCCCGTCATCGGCGTGGTCCTCATGCTCTCGATCACCGTCCTCTTGGCTGCGACAGTCGGCGGGGTTGCGCTCAGTGCGACCCCTGATCTGGGCCATCAGACGCCGACCGTCGCCCGCTCGACAGGAAAGTTCGTGACTGGCCCGTCGGGTGGATGCGGCGCGAACACGGTGACGATTCGACACGCCGGCGGCGACCCGGTCCCAGCCGACGAACTGGAAGTCGCTGTTGCACTGCCGGACAGCGACGCCCGCGTCGTCGACCTACCAGTTTCCGGCACGGCACTGTCAGCGAGCAATACCGACGACCCGGACAACGTCGTCTACGACTACTGTGTCGGCGGCGTCATCGCCAACGGCGGCCAGCGGTGGTCGGCGGGCCGGGTCATCACTTTCCAGTTGAACGCCGGCGGTGGCACTGTCGACCCGGGCGATCCCATCGCAGTGCGTGTCATTCACACCCCTTCGAACGGCGTCCTTGCTGCGGTCGAACTGACCGCTCGGCGGTAA
- a CDS encoding mechanosensitive ion channel family protein: MAVQGTATPTPAASDTGEGLLELFTVLQRSLEQLVATQGRLVATVILLVVLLFSVVAVPAALSRLRAVAADRTGDWVQVMADYTPTTIRGVFLRIAQFSMVVLVVISFLIVWGIFDVVQTVGPYLDGSDQSVLATIQTVVLVMLAFVLSDQMQRWISRFSQAVTGFTEHQEEILLRLGQVTVFVTIGATVFAVWGIDLSGLLVGAGFLGIVVGLAARQTLGSLIAGFVLMFSRPFTIGDWVLIGEQEGIVTDITIFNTRLENFDGEFVIIPNDRVSDRAVTNRSRKGLLRLTVDIGVDYDTDVDRAMDLAREAMADIEHVVDSPTPDVVPKDFGDSAVVMELRFWIDHPTPPRKWRAISAVVRGVKATFDEEGISIPFPQRTLSNRVDTADGESPEHGVEMRPDGDG, translated from the coding sequence GTGGCTGTGCAGGGGACGGCTACGCCCACGCCAGCGGCCAGCGACACCGGTGAAGGGCTTCTGGAACTCTTTACCGTGTTACAGCGGTCGCTGGAACAGTTGGTCGCGACGCAGGGGCGACTCGTCGCGACGGTCATCCTCTTGGTCGTCCTGCTTTTCAGCGTCGTCGCCGTTCCCGCGGCCCTCTCCCGGTTGCGGGCCGTCGCCGCGGACCGGACCGGCGACTGGGTGCAGGTTATGGCGGACTACACGCCGACGACCATCCGGGGCGTGTTTCTCCGGATCGCCCAGTTCTCGATGGTCGTTCTCGTCGTCATTTCGTTTCTCATCGTCTGGGGGATCTTCGATGTCGTCCAGACGGTGGGCCCGTACCTCGACGGGAGCGATCAGTCAGTACTGGCGACGATACAAACGGTCGTCCTCGTCATGCTGGCCTTTGTCCTGTCCGACCAGATGCAGCGATGGATCAGCCGGTTCAGCCAAGCCGTTACTGGCTTCACTGAGCATCAGGAGGAGATTCTCCTCCGACTGGGGCAGGTCACTGTGTTCGTCACCATCGGCGCGACAGTGTTCGCCGTCTGGGGTATCGACCTCAGTGGCCTGCTTGTCGGGGCCGGGTTCCTCGGTATCGTCGTCGGTCTGGCCGCCAGACAGACGCTCGGGTCGCTTATTGCCGGCTTCGTCCTGATGTTCTCCCGCCCGTTCACTATCGGCGACTGGGTACTCATCGGCGAGCAGGAGGGTATCGTGACGGATATCACTATCTTCAATACGCGGCTGGAGAACTTCGACGGCGAGTTTGTCATCATTCCGAACGACCGCGTGAGCGACCGCGCGGTGACAAACCGCAGCCGAAAGGGGCTGTTGCGCCTCACAGTCGACATCGGTGTGGACTACGACACCGACGTAGACCGGGCGATGGATCTCGCTCGCGAGGCGATGGCCGACATCGAACACGTCGTCGATTCGCCGACGCCGGACGTCGTCCCGAAAGACTTCGGCGACTCCGCTGTAGTGATGGAACTCCGGTTCTGGATCGACCACCCGACGCCACCGCGGAAGTGGCGCGCTATCTCGGCGGTCGTCCGGGGTGTGAAAGCCACCTTCGACGAGGAAGGCATCTCGATTCCGTTCCCCCAGCGGACTCTCTCGAACCGTGTGGACACAGCGGATGGCGAGTCGCCGGAGCACGGCGTGGAGATGCGTCCGGACGGCGACGGCTGA
- a CDS encoding helix-turn-helix domain-containing protein yields the protein MAGGARDDLAEKMAGEVALSDDPGATLRKWRTDFDVAQTELADELDVSPSVVSDYESGRRDNPGIGVVRRLVVALLDIDENRGGDHIRQHARVLSAGFDSDVVHDLREYSANVGVERVYDAIGAEELFRGSQDTVAGHTVINSIAAITRLSSDEFYQLYGQSTNRALVFTNVTRGESPLVALRVVSPTPNAVILHGLDDEAVWEHAQDLARIDDFSLAITDTDLEELLGGLRNLP from the coding sequence ATGGCAGGGGGCGCACGCGATGACCTCGCGGAAAAAATGGCGGGTGAGGTGGCACTGAGCGACGACCCAGGGGCGACCCTGCGGAAGTGGCGCACTGACTTCGACGTTGCACAGACCGAGCTCGCTGACGAACTTGACGTCTCTCCGTCTGTCGTCTCCGACTACGAGAGCGGCCGCCGTGACAACCCCGGTATCGGCGTTGTCAGACGTCTCGTCGTCGCACTGCTCGACATCGACGAGAACCGTGGCGGCGACCACATCCGCCAGCACGCCCGCGTGCTCTCCGCCGGGTTCGACAGCGACGTGGTCCATGACCTCCGAGAATACTCCGCCAACGTCGGCGTCGAGCGCGTCTACGACGCTATCGGTGCCGAAGAGCTATTCCGGGGCAGTCAGGACACCGTCGCGGGTCACACCGTCATCAACTCCATCGCCGCCATCACGCGCCTCTCTTCGGACGAGTTCTACCAGCTATACGGCCAGTCGACAAACCGCGCGCTCGTGTTCACCAACGTCACCCGCGGCGAGTCCCCGCTGGTCGCGCTCCGCGTCGTCTCACCGACGCCCAACGCGGTTATCCTGCATGGGCTTGACGATGAAGCCGTCTGGGAGCACGCACAGGACCTCGCCCGCATCGACGACTTTTCGCTGGCGATTACCGATACCGATCTGGAGGAACTGCTGGGCGGTCTTCGAAACCTTCCCTGA
- the pdxS gene encoding pyridoxal 5'-phosphate synthase lyase subunit PdxS: MSEETDLEDLRRGTDLVKRGFAKMQKGGVIMDVVNREQARIAEDAGAVAVMHLESVPADIRKRGGVARMADPGKLEEVIEEVSVPVMGKARIGHTAEAQILEAAGADMVDESEVLTQADDRYHIDKREFTAPFVCGARNLAEALRRIDEGAAMIRTKGEAGTGDVNQAVTHQRNIQRAIGKLEGMAYEERDEWAREHGAPRRLVHETADRGRLPVVNFAAGGIATPADAALMMQHGCDGIFVGSGIFGAENPQAMGESIVAAVNNYDDPEQLKEIAKNPGKGMKGQANADLDDEEQLQGRGV, encoded by the coding sequence ATGAGTGAAGAGACCGACCTCGAGGACCTCCGTCGCGGGACTGACCTCGTCAAGCGCGGCTTCGCGAAGATGCAGAAAGGCGGCGTCATCATGGACGTCGTCAACCGCGAACAGGCTCGAATCGCCGAAGACGCCGGCGCAGTCGCCGTAATGCACTTGGAGTCGGTGCCGGCCGACATCCGCAAGCGCGGCGGCGTCGCCCGGATGGCCGACCCCGGCAAGCTCGAAGAGGTCATCGAGGAAGTGTCAGTTCCGGTGATGGGCAAGGCCCGCATCGGCCACACCGCCGAGGCCCAGATTCTGGAAGCCGCTGGCGCGGACATGGTCGATGAGTCCGAAGTGCTGACACAGGCCGACGACCGCTACCACATCGACAAGCGCGAGTTCACCGCGCCGTTCGTCTGCGGGGCGCGGAACCTCGCCGAAGCGCTGCGCCGTATCGACGAGGGCGCGGCGATGATTCGCACAAAGGGCGAGGCAGGCACCGGTGACGTGAACCAAGCTGTCACGCATCAGCGGAACATCCAGCGCGCTATCGGCAAGCTCGAAGGGATGGCCTACGAGGAACGCGACGAGTGGGCCCGCGAACACGGTGCTCCCCGGCGGCTCGTCCACGAGACGGCGGACCGCGGCCGACTCCCGGTCGTCAATTTCGCGGCCGGCGGCATCGCGACGCCCGCTGACGCCGCACTGATGATGCAACACGGCTGTGACGGCATCTTCGTCGGCTCGGGCATCTTCGGCGCGGAGAACCCGCAGGCGATGGGCGAGTCCATCGTCGCAGCGGTCAACAACTACGACGACCCTGAGCAACTCAAGGAAATCGCGAAGAACCCCGGCAAAGGGATGAAGGGGCAGGCGAACGCGGACCTAGATGACGAAGAGCAACTGCAGGGCCGCGGCGTCTAA
- a CDS encoding Ig-like domain-containing protein — translation MTFTGDERAQSVQVGAVLLFGVLIIAFSSYQAFAVPEQNREVEFNHNQQVQTQLQDLRNAIVSVPGQSSRQAVSVQLGARYPSRLVATNPGPPSGLLYTDGTSNESQNLTVRNAEARNPETADYWSGTTPQHYNTGAIAYKPEYNVYGEAPETVYEHSVVYNQFREGNITLSEQAMVDGRDITLVTVNGSMSRSASDSVTVDVKPTSQSSRTVRVTNATGTANVSVSFLTRLPASEWEVLLEDQIDPNPGDKSNDRYVANVIEAEGPGSLYNVTIVFERGSTYRLKMAKAGVGTRVTSESEAYLTTVGSENITVAKGDSEEIVLEVRDAYNNPVSGVTVNGSVDGNNAGSLTTDTESSDNDGRVKFVYEASQSTATGTATVQFSLDEINGSFDGETPEDVSVPVTVTEANQGSGGGSGNSGLIYNEDAVALDSNGDIDGGVQFSATNELGETITITTVTVDPVDENIDYLSDTYSNDRDPAPQENELYIEADTDGYTDFGGGTDVPRIIDVDDESRSVSGPNPVMADGSVATFHLFEFGNGVDEVNMDGESVTITVTYELSSGGTDSKMFTVTPGGANTNAQPNADFTITSNGGESNDKWDFDASPSSDPQGDIAVYEWDLDGDGIFDDGSGQRLEKRTVSSGTIVSLRVVDSEGNADTIRKEVP, via the coding sequence ATGACTTTCACGGGCGATGAGCGTGCGCAGTCAGTACAGGTCGGAGCTGTGCTGCTGTTCGGTGTGCTTATCATCGCCTTCTCTTCGTATCAGGCGTTTGCCGTCCCAGAGCAAAACCGAGAGGTGGAGTTCAACCACAACCAGCAGGTCCAGACACAGCTACAGGACCTGCGAAACGCCATCGTCTCTGTTCCGGGACAGTCGAGTCGGCAAGCCGTCTCGGTCCAGTTGGGAGCGCGGTATCCGAGTCGGCTGGTGGCGACGAATCCCGGGCCGCCGTCGGGGTTGCTGTACACGGACGGAACCAGCAACGAATCGCAGAACCTCACGGTTCGTAACGCCGAAGCGCGCAACCCCGAGACGGCAGATTACTGGAGCGGGACCACACCGCAGCACTACAACACGGGAGCTATCGCCTACAAGCCGGAATACAACGTCTACGGGGAGGCCCCAGAAACCGTCTACGAGCATTCGGTCGTCTACAACCAGTTCCGTGAGGGCAACATCACGCTCTCGGAACAGGCGATGGTCGACGGCCGCGACATCACACTGGTCACAGTCAATGGGTCGATGAGCCGCTCAGCAAGCGATTCGGTTACGGTTGATGTGAAGCCGACATCGCAGTCGTCCCGAACGGTCCGTGTCACGAACGCGACTGGAACAGCGAACGTCTCAGTGTCGTTTCTCACCAGACTTCCGGCGTCGGAATGGGAAGTACTTCTCGAAGATCAAATCGACCCGAACCCGGGTGACAAGAGCAACGACCGGTATGTTGCGAACGTCATAGAGGCCGAGGGACCCGGCTCGCTCTACAACGTCACTATCGTTTTCGAGCGGGGATCGACGTACCGCCTGAAGATGGCGAAAGCGGGCGTCGGCACTCGTGTGACTTCTGAGAGTGAGGCGTACCTCACCACTGTCGGCAGTGAGAATATTACGGTCGCAAAGGGTGACAGTGAAGAGATAGTGCTGGAGGTCCGGGACGCGTACAACAACCCCGTAAGCGGCGTCACAGTCAACGGTTCAGTTGACGGGAATAACGCGGGGTCGCTTACCACAGACACAGAATCGTCCGACAATGACGGTCGCGTCAAGTTCGTCTACGAGGCAAGCCAGTCGACGGCAACTGGAACAGCCACTGTCCAGTTCAGCCTCGATGAGATCAACGGTTCGTTCGACGGCGAGACCCCAGAAGACGTCTCAGTGCCGGTGACGGTGACGGAAGCGAATCAAGGGTCCGGTGGCGGGTCCGGCAACAGTGGCCTCATCTACAACGAGGACGCCGTTGCCCTCGACAGTAACGGAGACATCGATGGCGGCGTCCAATTTAGTGCCACCAACGAACTAGGCGAGACTATCACAATAACGACAGTGACAGTCGATCCAGTGGACGAAAATATAGACTATCTGAGCGACACGTACAGCAATGACCGCGACCCGGCGCCACAGGAGAACGAACTGTACATTGAAGCGGATACTGACGGCTACACTGACTTCGGTGGTGGGACAGACGTTCCACGCATCATCGATGTCGATGACGAGAGTCGTTCCGTGTCCGGACCGAATCCGGTCATGGCCGACGGCTCGGTTGCGACGTTTCACTTGTTCGAGTTTGGTAACGGCGTCGACGAGGTGAACATGGACGGGGAAAGCGTCACCATAACCGTGACCTACGAACTGTCGAGTGGCGGTACCGACTCGAAGATGTTCACGGTCACTCCCGGCGGCGCGAACACGAACGCGCAACCGAACGCCGACTTCACGATAACCTCCAACGGGGGGGAATCAAACGACAAGTGGGACTTCGACGCTAGCCCGTCCAGTGACCCGCAGGGAGACATCGCTGTCTACGAGTGGGACCTCGATGGCGACGGTATCTTCGACGATGGGAGCGGCCAGAGATTAGAGAAGAGAACCGTGTCCTCTGGCACGATAGTGTCGCTCCGCGTCGTCGACTCGGAAGGGAACGCCGACACCATCCGAAAAGAGGTGCCGTAA
- a CDS encoding DUF2150 family protein, producing the protein MSTPPGEYYTEERWQNWLDRIEEEEVDPEDEDSARLLLNLQDDAAIAVAKILTDYEDGDLDEETTIDELTGVREIVLDDIDINDEETVMLIDGVQTSLLCVFYAAEEFVAEGAADDATITDYIEAAADAEAEEDLDAALGYCVQAGTQIIGGSELPMEVAEDLEYGLVSEWVNGLDSLQTAMSDPEVVEEDES; encoded by the coding sequence ATGAGCACTCCGCCGGGGGAGTATTACACCGAAGAACGCTGGCAGAACTGGCTAGACCGTATCGAGGAAGAGGAAGTCGACCCTGAAGACGAGGATTCGGCGCGACTCCTGTTGAACCTCCAAGACGATGCCGCGATTGCGGTCGCGAAGATTCTCACCGACTACGAGGACGGTGACCTCGACGAGGAGACGACCATCGACGAACTCACCGGCGTCCGGGAAATCGTTCTCGACGACATCGACATCAACGACGAGGAGACCGTGATGCTGATCGACGGCGTCCAGACCTCGCTGCTGTGCGTGTTCTACGCGGCCGAGGAGTTCGTTGCTGAAGGGGCCGCAGACGACGCGACCATCACGGACTACATCGAGGCCGCCGCGGACGCAGAGGCGGAAGAAGACCTCGATGCGGCGCTGGGCTACTGTGTGCAGGCCGGCACGCAGATCATCGGCGGGTCGGAGCTCCCGATGGAGGTCGCCGAGGACCTCGAATACGGGCTCGTCTCCGAGTGGGTCAATGGACTCGATAGTCTACAGACCGCGATGAGCGACCCGGAAGTCGTCGAAGAAGACGAGAGTTGA
- a CDS encoding tyrosine-type recombinase/integrase, protein MSEQTIHRRVTVDQIDQMRDAAHDIGGNLADRNEVLVVAASDFGLRVGELNQLKRSHFRFDEGHLLLPADIQKKYPTDASPSSARMEIDPYGLFGTERLLKRYFNSDWWQAQDSEYVFPSRQSEQMTTESIRNVIRRLAVEADVSPRRSDGEPADPSEMHPHALRHSLASYMLQDPDTRLIDVRNRLRHRSIATTERIYEHYQER, encoded by the coding sequence ATGAGCGAGCAAACAATCCACCGACGAGTCACAGTCGATCAAATCGACCAGATGAGAGACGCCGCCCACGATATCGGAGGAAACCTCGCTGACCGAAACGAAGTACTGGTCGTTGCAGCATCTGACTTTGGGCTTCGAGTTGGAGAACTGAATCAGCTGAAGCGCAGTCACTTCCGGTTCGATGAAGGACACCTACTCCTTCCAGCTGATATCCAGAAGAAGTACCCAACAGACGCCTCTCCGAGTTCTGCTCGTATGGAGATCGATCCCTACGGCCTATTCGGAACCGAACGACTGCTCAAGAGGTACTTCAACAGCGACTGGTGGCAGGCTCAGGATAGTGAATATGTATTCCCATCGAGGCAGTCAGAACAGATGACTACAGAATCCATCAGGAACGTTATTAGAAGGCTTGCCGTGGAAGCCGACGTATCTCCTCGACGTTCGGATGGAGAGCCAGCAGACCCATCAGAGATGCACCCTCACGCACTCAGGCACAGCCTCGCCTCATACATGCTCCAAGATCCTGATACTCGATTGATTGACGTTCGGAACCGACTCCGACACCGTTCAATTGCAACAACGGAACGGATCTATGAACACTACCAAGAACGGTAG
- the hmgB gene encoding hydroxymethylglutaryl-CoA synthase → MTAVGIDAMEIWTGKLKLDLAETFAPAQGDDPGKYTKGLGLRASSFPDVYEDIVTMGANAAHRLMERKGLTPEDIGRIDVATESAFDNSKPVSTYIAGCLEQVYDENFHHANKGERKFACISGTQSLDDAYNWIRAGRNRGRAALVIATDTALYARDDPGEATQGAGAVAMLVDEDPNLVELSTEQGYGSADETDFLKPNQQFPSVDGKRSVNVYLARMREALEDFAEVAGDIHPGDYEMIPFHTPFPGMVRKAAALGYRHIIRGTDVGDLMAEEIGHQPMRADFETDDEFHAAIKEYTDALTETERYQDWYANSIDPTLAISREVGNWYTGSVHIARAAGLKHARENGLDLDEARLLVASYGSGAQAEVHAETIVPGWEEEIGALNIDEQIRNRYELTFAEYEQVHDVHNHETETDVEEFTAPENEFAFDGWGRMGERKYRYVE, encoded by the coding sequence ATGACTGCTGTCGGTATCGACGCCATGGAGATCTGGACCGGGAAGCTCAAACTCGACCTCGCTGAGACGTTCGCGCCGGCTCAGGGAGATGATCCGGGCAAGTACACGAAGGGCCTTGGCCTGCGCGCGTCGTCGTTCCCGGACGTGTACGAGGACATCGTCACGATGGGGGCGAACGCGGCCCATCGCCTGATGGAGCGCAAGGGGCTGACACCCGAAGACATCGGCCGCATTGACGTGGCGACTGAGAGTGCTTTCGACAACTCAAAGCCCGTCTCGACGTACATCGCGGGCTGTCTCGAACAGGTGTACGATGAGAACTTCCACCACGCCAACAAGGGCGAGCGGAAGTTCGCCTGTATCTCCGGGACACAGAGCCTCGACGACGCCTACAACTGGATCCGTGCCGGACGGAACCGCGGTCGGGCCGCGCTCGTCATCGCGACCGACACCGCACTGTATGCCCGTGACGACCCCGGCGAGGCCACGCAGGGGGCCGGCGCGGTGGCGATGCTCGTTGACGAAGACCCGAATCTGGTCGAGTTGTCGACCGAGCAGGGATACGGCAGTGCCGACGAGACAGACTTCCTCAAACCGAACCAGCAGTTCCCGTCCGTTGACGGGAAGCGCTCGGTGAACGTCTACCTCGCTCGCATGCGCGAGGCGCTTGAGGACTTCGCTGAGGTGGCCGGCGACATCCACCCCGGCGACTACGAGATGATTCCGTTCCACACGCCGTTCCCGGGCATGGTCCGGAAGGCCGCCGCGCTTGGCTACCGCCACATCATCCGCGGTACCGACGTGGGCGATCTGATGGCCGAGGAAATCGGCCACCAGCCAATGCGCGCGGATTTCGAGACCGACGACGAGTTCCACGCGGCTATCAAGGAGTACACGGATGCGCTCACTGAAACCGAGCGCTATCAGGACTGGTACGCCAACAGCATCGACCCGACGCTTGCGATTTCACGCGAGGTCGGGAACTGGTACACTGGCTCCGTCCACATCGCCCGCGCTGCAGGCCTGAAACACGCCCGCGAGAACGGACTAGATCTGGACGAGGCCCGATTGTTAGTTGCCTCCTACGGGTCCGGCGCACAGGCAGAGGTCCACGCCGAGACTATTGTCCCCGGTTGGGAGGAAGAAATCGGCGCGCTCAACATTGACGAGCAGATCCGGAACCGCTACGAACTCACCTTTGCGGAGTACGAACAGGTCCACGACGTCCATAATCACGAGACTGAGACCGATGTCGAGGAGTTCACCGCACCCGAAAACGAGTTCGCCTTCGACGGCTGGGGGCGGATGGGTGAGCGGAAGTATCGGTACGTGGAATAG
- a CDS encoding DUF262 domain-containing protein — MSEELVSSVSESNISGVLDQKVLFSVPDYQRLYSWGEDQWDEFWRDLTGLEEGESHFLGSIVVIERTGGFGKLDEYELVDGQQRLTTISLLLKAIQTHFKENDDPNDISGMIRTDYLYESDPDNIEHVKLSLSQFEDGDYQNIIEENISSVNEDSQLLKAYRHFQELLEGLDSDEINDIRKRLVLSMNMVVIQCSGTASAFRLFETLNDRGLELSAVDLMKNSLLQVASTKFGTHEYESIRNKWETVLEKVVYEIDNPDRFFRHYIMSRPEPDISGSVTSRRLYEEFNDIIKNKLPSNGVDLIDYVDGMVQEADLYVGLTQAKVDEFQGRQQQKINNRLQNLNDIGSSHSRTLLLRAFDEFDEYGEINQTLKYVEVFMIRWKLANYQSGTGLDKIFSDLCSNAFSSGEPLPQDPLDAIKEKLSEEAPSNEEVYAGLANDDFSRTAQTKYILDMIERHHYMPAEGSGAKSYNRATVDIEHIAPRATFSAKKYSPWRDVLGVDEDGFSQYKNRLGNLTLLEDRLNESASDNPFQQKKDQYKLSDFEMTQEIREKYDIWTHNEIQDRSEDLAEIGVEIWDFDTF, encoded by the coding sequence ATGTCGGAAGAACTGGTCAGCTCTGTCTCAGAATCAAACATCAGTGGAGTGCTGGATCAAAAAGTACTGTTTTCAGTTCCGGACTACCAGCGATTGTACTCGTGGGGCGAAGATCAGTGGGATGAATTCTGGCGAGACCTTACTGGATTAGAAGAAGGAGAGAGTCATTTTCTCGGTTCAATTGTCGTTATAGAGCGAACCGGCGGATTTGGAAAGTTGGATGAGTACGAGTTGGTAGACGGTCAACAGCGATTGACTACGATTTCTCTACTCCTGAAGGCCATACAGACTCATTTCAAGGAGAACGACGACCCGAATGACATCAGTGGTATGATTCGTACTGATTACCTCTATGAATCTGATCCAGATAACATAGAGCATGTCAAATTAAGTCTGAGCCAGTTCGAGGACGGGGATTACCAAAACATAATCGAGGAGAATATCTCCAGTGTCAATGAAGACAGCCAACTACTCAAAGCCTACAGACACTTCCAAGAACTGTTAGAAGGCCTTGATAGCGACGAAATCAACGATATACGGAAACGGTTGGTTCTCTCAATGAATATGGTTGTAATCCAATGTAGCGGAACTGCGTCTGCGTTCCGTCTATTCGAGACTCTGAATGATCGGGGATTAGAACTCTCTGCCGTTGATTTGATGAAAAACTCTCTGCTACAAGTCGCATCAACCAAATTCGGGACTCACGAGTACGAGTCAATTCGAAACAAGTGGGAAACGGTCCTTGAGAAAGTCGTTTACGAGATCGACAATCCAGATCGTTTCTTCAGGCACTATATCATGTCTCGCCCCGAACCTGACATTTCGGGAAGCGTCACGTCTCGGCGTCTATATGAGGAATTCAACGATATAATCAAAAATAAGCTTCCATCGAATGGCGTAGACCTAATCGACTATGTAGATGGTATGGTCCAAGAAGCGGATCTATACGTAGGACTCACGCAGGCGAAAGTTGACGAATTCCAAGGTAGACAACAGCAGAAAATCAACAATCGTCTACAGAATCTGAATGATATCGGGTCGTCTCACTCTCGAACACTACTGCTGCGAGCCTTTGACGAATTCGACGAGTATGGCGAGATCAATCAGACTCTAAAGTACGTGGAAGTCTTTATGATCCGCTGGAAGCTGGCCAACTATCAGAGTGGAACAGGACTCGACAAGATATTCTCTGATCTCTGTTCTAATGCCTTCAGCAGTGGTGAACCGCTACCTCAAGACCCACTCGATGCAATAAAAGAAAAACTGAGCGAAGAAGCACCAAGTAACGAGGAAGTTTATGCCGGTCTCGCTAACGACGACTTCAGCCGAACTGCTCAAACGAAGTATATTCTGGACATGATTGAGAGACACCACTATATGCCCGCTGAGGGGAGTGGTGCAAAGTCTTACAACAGGGCAACCGTCGATATTGAGCATATTGCTCCGAGAGCGACGTTCTCGGCTAAGAAGTACAGCCCATGGAGAGATGTTCTGGGTGTTGATGAAGATGGGTTCAGCCAATACAAGAACCGTCTGGGGAATCTAACACTCCTTGAAGATCGCCTAAACGAATCTGCATCCGATAATCCGTTCCAGCAGAAAAAAGACCAGTATAAGCTCTCAGACTTCGAGATGACCCAAGAGATCCGAGAGAAATACGATATCTGGACTCATAATGAGATACAGGACCGGTCTGAGGACTTAGCAGAAATCGGAGTGGAGATCTGGGACTTCGATACGTTCTGA